One window of Phycisphaeraceae bacterium genomic DNA carries:
- a CDS encoding redoxin family protein, with amino-acid sequence MNSRHLFLTRLSAACVVALAGAAFAQEHQPAQESTVQARNPQRAQAQHQQQSEVAQNNVQQPEAKELLEKSRDAIAAAKTLEFDLFAPQIGLMGGERSPKNVKAHMALTRSDTGGWIMHMTGSGTVARDSTPSEFDVVWDRQSITWVDNQAKTVYTRPFGQARGFKGLQMINGLRIPAISGDRPLGEELAQPVMQLQGVEEIAGVPCDVVLTGTSLEGNGNRKKVWVAKSDLIPRKLENIIDSKLINASTSVELSNVRVNETIPPDRAGIVPPEGYAVDKSEPVVNKPIKLDKLAVPDFELSTPEGTKVSKASLAGNVAVIQFWGTWSNPSKRSHEELQQLADSYKEKGVKFFIASVREKDAEGVIGYVKESNIGIPVLLEGDSLAERLDVQSVPTAVVIGADGANVRVVSNYLKETTMKEIADGIETALKDAAEKKDAAEHPADMPKHELPQTGDTKPADK; translated from the coding sequence ATGAACAGCAGGCATCTCTTCCTGACCCGACTCAGTGCCGCGTGCGTCGTTGCCCTTGCCGGCGCCGCCTTCGCCCAGGAACACCAGCCCGCGCAGGAGTCGACGGTTCAAGCCCGGAATCCGCAGCGTGCTCAGGCCCAGCACCAGCAGCAGTCGGAGGTCGCCCAGAACAATGTTCAGCAGCCCGAAGCCAAAGAGCTGCTCGAAAAATCGCGAGATGCCATCGCCGCCGCGAAGACGCTCGAATTCGACCTGTTCGCACCGCAGATCGGTCTGATGGGTGGAGAGCGCAGCCCCAAGAACGTGAAGGCGCACATGGCGCTGACCCGGTCGGACACCGGCGGCTGGATCATGCACATGACGGGCAGCGGCACCGTCGCTCGCGATTCAACTCCGAGCGAGTTCGATGTCGTGTGGGATCGCCAGTCGATCACGTGGGTGGATAACCAGGCAAAGACCGTGTACACACGCCCGTTCGGGCAGGCGCGCGGATTCAAAGGCCTTCAGATGATCAACGGCCTGCGCATTCCGGCGATTTCCGGCGATCGTCCGCTGGGCGAGGAATTGGCGCAGCCGGTGATGCAGCTCCAGGGAGTTGAAGAAATCGCAGGGGTTCCGTGCGATGTCGTGCTGACGGGAACTTCGCTCGAGGGCAACGGCAACCGCAAGAAGGTCTGGGTCGCCAAGAGCGATCTGATCCCGCGCAAGCTCGAGAACATCATCGACAGCAAACTGATCAACGCGAGCACATCGGTGGAGCTTTCGAACGTCCGCGTGAACGAAACCATCCCGCCGGATCGCGCCGGGATTGTGCCGCCGGAGGGATACGCGGTTGACAAGAGCGAGCCGGTCGTGAACAAGCCGATCAAGCTCGACAAGCTGGCCGTGCCGGACTTCGAACTCTCGACGCCCGAAGGCACCAAGGTGAGCAAGGCCTCGCTCGCGGGGAACGTCGCCGTGATCCAGTTCTGGGGAACGTGGTCGAACCCGTCCAAGCGCAGCCACGAGGAACTCCAGCAGCTCGCCGACAGCTACAAGGAAAAGGGAGTCAAGTTCTTCATCGCATCGGTGCGTGAGAAGGACGCCGAGGGAGTCATCGGCTACGTGAAGGAGTCGAACATCGGCATTCCGGTGCTGCTCGAGGGCGATTCGCTCGCCGAGCGGCTCGATGTGCAGAGCGTGCCGACGGCGGTGGTCATCGGCGCCGACGGCGCGAACGTGCGTGTCGTCTCCAACTACCTGAAAGAGACGACGATGAAGGAAATCGCGGACGGCATCGAGACGGCGCTGAAGGACGCGGCAGAGAAGAAAGATGCCGCGGAACACCCGGCCGATATGCCCAAGCACGAGTTGCCGCAGACCGGCGACACCAAGCCAGCCGACAAATAA
- the hisS gene encoding histidine--tRNA ligase, which produces MSDFQAPKGTRDFYPADAARRRFITEAWRFASIRHGFEEIDGPIFEHLDLYTVKSGEGIVSELFSFQRAGGEKDYALRPEFTPTLARLYAARAGSLPKPTRWFTAGPFFRAEKPQRGRLREFLQWNADILGDASPAADAEIIATCVSLLSSLGLTSKDVRVKVNHRAALGAWLLSRGVQPEAQAELFKLLDAKGKMPAPEFAQKIGDFGFSPQQAEVFQKGLVRITVPAAVDPSKEAVDPFQPPALDPAVRDVLDLTYFSDAVMPLAKELVAAGIIDWIDFDLSVVRGLAYYTGMVFEVHEATGAERAIAGGGRYDNLVELFDGPPTPAVGFGMGDVVLGLVLEDRGLMPKDVDLLRRIGATPEVFVIPGPAPEAELLVKPLLARLRAAGRHARASSKSTRNVGKLLKDANDQGARIAMIIETKETVALKDLTTGEQSQPMLVAEAFARLGIVL; this is translated from the coding sequence ATGTCCGACTTTCAGGCCCCCAAAGGAACGCGCGATTTCTACCCGGCCGACGCGGCGCGCCGTCGCTTCATCACCGAAGCCTGGCGGTTTGCGTCGATTCGGCACGGCTTCGAGGAGATCGATGGCCCGATCTTCGAGCATCTCGATCTCTACACCGTGAAGAGCGGCGAGGGAATCGTCAGCGAGCTGTTCTCGTTCCAGCGCGCGGGCGGCGAAAAGGACTACGCGCTGCGTCCGGAGTTCACGCCGACTTTGGCGCGCTTGTACGCGGCACGCGCGGGCAGCCTTCCCAAGCCGACAAGATGGTTCACCGCCGGGCCGTTTTTTCGTGCCGAGAAGCCGCAGCGCGGCAGGCTCCGCGAGTTTCTCCAGTGGAACGCCGACATCCTGGGCGATGCGTCGCCTGCCGCGGACGCCGAGATCATCGCGACCTGTGTTTCGCTTCTCTCTTCGCTCGGGCTGACGAGCAAAGACGTCCGCGTCAAGGTGAATCACCGCGCGGCACTCGGCGCGTGGCTGCTCAGCCGGGGCGTTCAGCCCGAGGCGCAGGCCGAACTCTTCAAGTTGCTCGATGCCAAGGGCAAAATGCCGGCGCCTGAATTCGCGCAGAAGATCGGAGACTTCGGTTTCAGTCCGCAGCAGGCTGAAGTCTTCCAGAAGGGGCTCGTGCGCATCACGGTCCCGGCGGCGGTCGACCCGAGCAAGGAAGCCGTCGATCCGTTCCAGCCTCCGGCGCTCGACCCCGCGGTCCGCGATGTGCTCGACCTGACTTATTTTTCCGATGCGGTCATGCCGCTCGCGAAGGAACTCGTCGCGGCGGGGATCATCGATTGGATCGACTTCGACCTGAGCGTCGTACGCGGACTCGCCTACTACACAGGCATGGTCTTCGAAGTGCACGAGGCAACGGGCGCCGAGCGAGCGATCGCGGGGGGCGGGCGCTACGACAATCTTGTGGAACTCTTTGATGGTCCGCCGACCCCGGCGGTGGGTTTCGGCATGGGCGACGTCGTCCTCGGGCTCGTGCTCGAGGACCGGGGCCTCATGCCCAAAGACGTCGACCTGCTCCGGCGAATCGGCGCGACGCCGGAAGTGTTCGTGATTCCCGGGCCGGCGCCGGAGGCGGAGCTTCTTGTCAAGCCGCTGCTCGCGCGCCTGCGTGCCGCGGGACGCCACGCGCGGGCGTCATCGAAGTCCACGCGGAACGTCGGCAAGCTGCTAAAGGATGCGAACGACCAGGGCGCGCGGATCGCCATGATCATCGAAACCAAAGAGACCGTCGCGCTCAAGGACCTCACCACCGGCGAGCAGTCACAGCCGATGCTGGTCGCCGAGGCGTTCGCGCGGCTCGGCATAGTGCTATGA
- a CDS encoding HYExAFE family protein, with the protein MTQRRHHYEVAFEDYLRSHRIPYVAVDEAKKALLPGGARLALAAAESGAAPAVKSFDFVLYGESTNLLVEIKGRRIPIRAASAPRSRRVSEGLRLHRPPSRSSLQNWVTRDDVNSLLTWERLFGSGFEAVFVFVYWCDDQPPDALFQEVFENRGKWYALRTVVVGEYARAMRTRSEKWRTVHVPSGTFEQISRPFAAPGHGASGQPDGHTDAPPYRGPVFDVPDDAVLIPHRAGTLL; encoded by the coding sequence TTGACTCAGCGCCGGCACCATTACGAGGTCGCGTTCGAGGACTACCTCCGGAGTCACCGCATCCCGTACGTCGCGGTCGATGAGGCGAAGAAAGCGCTCTTGCCGGGCGGCGCGCGGCTCGCGCTCGCCGCGGCGGAATCGGGCGCTGCTCCGGCCGTGAAGTCATTCGACTTTGTGCTTTACGGTGAGTCGACCAATCTGCTGGTCGAAATCAAAGGAAGGCGGATCCCAATTCGAGCGGCTTCGGCGCCGAGGAGCCGGCGCGTCTCCGAAGGACTCCGTCTTCACCGCCCGCCTAGTCGCTCGTCGCTGCAGAATTGGGTCACGCGCGACGACGTGAACAGTCTGCTGACCTGGGAGCGTCTCTTCGGCTCGGGGTTTGAAGCGGTCTTCGTCTTTGTCTACTGGTGCGACGATCAGCCGCCGGATGCGCTCTTTCAAGAGGTATTTGAGAACCGGGGCAAGTGGTACGCCCTTCGGACCGTCGTCGTCGGCGAGTACGCGCGGGCCATGCGCACGCGAAGCGAAAAATGGCGGACGGTGCATGTGCCGTCCGGAACCTTCGAGCAAATCAGCCGCCCCTTCGCGGCACCCGGACACGGCGCGAGCGGTCAACCGGATGGACACACCGACGCCCCGCCTTACCGAGGCCCGGTCTTCGACGTCCCCGACGACGCGGTCCTTATCCCGCATCGGGCGGGCACCTTGCTTTGA
- a CDS encoding MCE family protein yields the protein MSLRSPSKYSILAGLFLVGSVALAIAVAFSLTNILDRFIPSKKFTVRFKMSEGAPGLKPDSQVTLGGQKIGTVTSVGFDDDATHVLVGIRVAAAHPIHPNAIIGLERPLLGSQSWINISSVGTGEKMLESGAIIDGRPAGGFLAQFGLTQDDVRKIFDSAQDTITSVNELVKANRPKIDGIVDDVSVITKSTRERWPKWTEDFDVTITNVTDFSKHLSPMADNFNAKVESFGKLLGNVNDVIDENRPNIKQITTDASAIASSLRNDTIPSVDNIAKSVENWCVTELPELRRSVANLRLMTEQAKRAVVEIRAQPWRLFFQPSKKELETDVLFWAANAYADAVSDLRAASEGMQQTLALAKTAPVGTGPSAALLEAQYKLLQDSMQVYKKAEQDLLDVLILRAGNKPSGPSQSATPPGSSKTAK from the coding sequence ATGTCTTTGCGGAGCCCCTCGAAATACTCGATCCTCGCCGGCTTGTTCCTCGTCGGGAGCGTGGCGCTTGCCATCGCCGTTGCCTTCTCGCTGACGAATATCCTCGATCGCTTTATCCCGAGCAAGAAGTTCACGGTCCGGTTCAAGATGAGCGAGGGCGCGCCGGGTCTCAAGCCCGACAGCCAGGTCACGCTGGGCGGGCAGAAGATCGGAACAGTCACAAGCGTCGGATTCGATGATGACGCGACGCATGTTCTGGTCGGGATCCGCGTTGCCGCGGCACACCCGATCCACCCCAACGCGATCATCGGCCTTGAGCGCCCGCTTCTGGGCAGCCAGAGCTGGATCAACATCTCGTCGGTCGGTACGGGCGAGAAGATGCTGGAATCGGGCGCGATCATCGACGGCCGTCCGGCCGGCGGGTTCCTCGCGCAATTCGGCCTGACGCAGGACGACGTGCGCAAGATCTTTGATTCCGCCCAGGACACCATCACATCGGTCAACGAGCTTGTGAAGGCCAACCGTCCGAAGATCGACGGGATCGTCGATGACGTCAGCGTCATTACCAAGTCGACGCGCGAGCGCTGGCCGAAGTGGACAGAGGACTTTGATGTCACCATCACCAACGTGACCGACTTCAGCAAGCATCTCAGTCCGATGGCGGACAACTTCAACGCCAAGGTGGAGTCGTTCGGCAAGCTGCTCGGCAACGTCAACGACGTCATCGACGAGAACCGCCCCAACATCAAGCAGATCACAACCGATGCGAGCGCGATCGCCTCGTCTTTGCGGAACGACACCATTCCGTCGGTCGACAACATCGCCAAGAGCGTCGAGAACTGGTGCGTGACGGAGCTGCCGGAGCTCCGCCGCTCGGTCGCGAATCTGCGACTCATGACCGAACAGGCGAAACGCGCCGTCGTCGAGATCCGCGCGCAGCCGTGGCGGCTCTTCTTCCAGCCCAGCAAGAAAGAACTCGAGACCGACGTGCTCTTCTGGGCCGCAAACGCCTACGCCGACGCCGTCAGCGATCTGCGCGCCGCCTCGGAAGGAATGCAGCAGACGCTGGCGCTCGCGAAGACCGCGCCGGTCGGCACGGGCCCGTCTGCCGCGCTGCTCGAAGCGCAGTACAAGCTGCTTCAGGATTCGATGCAGGTCTACAAAAAGGCGGAGCAGGATCTTCTCGACGTTCTGATTCTTCGGGCCGGGAACAAGCCGAGCGGCCCCTCGCAATCGGCGACGCCTCCGGGCAGTTCGAAGACCGCGAAGTAG
- a CDS encoding ATP-binding cassette domain-containing protein, with amino-acid sequence MAESPSSKPPLISCQQVAKIFDGRAVLESIDLDVYPGETMIIMGGSGSGKSTLLRVIIGSFPADRGRVVLFGQDMGPLVGTDEGGGDEDKLADVRKRFGILFQSGALFNSMTIAENVALPMKEHTDISQEIIDIQVKIKLELVGLREHANKYPSQISGGMKKRAGLARALALDPEILFYDEPSAGLDPVTSAQIDRLIMDLSKQLGVTSVVVTHEMDSAFTIADRMAMLDRGRMLKVETREWYDNLRKLPESEAKALPQTERLIRQFLRGDAEGPITERRSEAAFEADLLGVSIDQILPTPSVEPTRSGGSGSGTSMFRRSKG; translated from the coding sequence GTGGCGGAAAGTCCTTCCAGCAAACCTCCGTTGATCTCCTGTCAGCAGGTCGCCAAGATCTTCGACGGACGCGCCGTCCTCGAATCGATCGATCTCGACGTCTACCCCGGCGAGACGATGATCATCATGGGCGGCTCGGGATCGGGAAAATCCACGCTCCTCCGCGTGATCATCGGGAGCTTCCCGGCCGATCGCGGCCGGGTCGTGCTCTTCGGGCAGGACATGGGCCCACTGGTCGGCACGGATGAGGGCGGCGGCGACGAGGACAAACTGGCCGATGTGCGCAAGCGCTTCGGCATCCTGTTCCAATCCGGCGCGCTCTTCAACTCGATGACGATCGCCGAGAACGTGGCTCTCCCGATGAAAGAGCACACGGATATCTCGCAGGAAATCATCGACATCCAGGTCAAGATCAAGCTTGAGCTCGTCGGCCTGCGTGAGCACGCGAACAAGTATCCCTCGCAGATTTCGGGCGGCATGAAGAAGCGCGCCGGCCTGGCGCGGGCGCTCGCGCTCGACCCCGAGATTCTGTTCTACGACGAACCTTCCGCCGGGCTCGACCCCGTCACCAGCGCGCAGATCGACCGGCTGATCATGGATCTCTCCAAGCAACTTGGAGTCACCAGCGTGGTGGTCACGCACGAGATGGACTCTGCCTTCACGATCGCCGATCGGATGGCGATGCTCGACCGCGGACGGATGCTCAAGGTCGAAACGCGGGAGTGGTACGACAACCTGCGAAAACTGCCGGAGTCCGAAGCGAAGGCTCTTCCCCAGACCGAGCGGCTGATCCGGCAATTCCTGCGGGGCGACGCCGAGGGACCGATCACAGAGCGGAGGTCGGAAGCGGCGTTCGAGGCCGATCTGCTCGGCGTTTCCATCGACCAGATCCTGCCTACGCCGAGCGTCGAGCCGACGCGATCGGGCGGATCGGGTTCCGGCACATCCATGTTCCGACGCTCGAAGGGTTGA
- a CDS encoding cysteine desulfurase, whose product MIYLDNNATTRPCEAAIQAADFAMREAWQNPSSVHRAGQNARARIEMARKSIADLVGCKPRELTFVSSGTESIQLAIRGVVQAQPRHDDPPLVVSTRVEHSAVRELLTEMEARGEARVRWLEVDENGVVKLDSVAESLASRPALVSVQWVNNETGVIQPVAQTAALCNSANVLFHCDGVQWVGKETTRIGAGGLNCALLSLSAHKFHGLKGVGCLYVRPGVRLRPQNPGSQELGRRGGTENVPGILAAGAAAEEARTWLAEDSSRAALDELRNEFEERVLAGCPGARVNGAGAARIWNTTSIGFPKLEAEAVLLALSESGVCASAGAACASGSLDPSPVLLAMGVPAPIAHGTVRFSLSRESKPDEITRAAEIVVRCVGSLRASTGTAV is encoded by the coding sequence GTGATTTACCTCGACAACAACGCCACCACCCGTCCGTGCGAGGCCGCGATTCAGGCCGCGGACTTCGCCATGCGCGAGGCATGGCAGAATCCGTCGAGCGTGCACCGAGCCGGGCAGAACGCGCGGGCCCGCATCGAAATGGCGCGCAAGTCGATTGCCGATCTCGTTGGTTGCAAGCCGCGCGAGCTGACGTTTGTCTCGAGCGGAACCGAATCGATCCAACTGGCGATCCGGGGCGTGGTGCAGGCGCAGCCGAGGCACGACGATCCGCCGCTGGTGGTTTCGACACGGGTGGAGCACTCTGCGGTTCGCGAACTGCTGACCGAGATGGAGGCGCGGGGAGAGGCGCGGGTGCGCTGGCTCGAAGTGGATGAGAACGGTGTTGTGAAACTGGATTCGGTGGCGGAATCGCTCGCATCGCGCCCCGCGCTCGTGAGCGTGCAGTGGGTGAACAACGAGACTGGCGTCATCCAGCCGGTCGCGCAGACCGCGGCGCTGTGCAACAGCGCGAACGTGCTCTTTCACTGCGACGGCGTGCAGTGGGTCGGAAAAGAGACCACTCGCATCGGCGCCGGCGGGCTCAACTGCGCCCTGCTCAGTCTTTCGGCGCACAAGTTTCACGGATTGAAGGGTGTTGGATGTCTCTACGTGCGGCCGGGCGTGCGCCTGCGCCCGCAGAATCCCGGTAGCCAGGAATTGGGCAGGCGCGGGGGCACCGAGAACGTCCCGGGGATTCTCGCCGCCGGCGCTGCGGCGGAGGAGGCGCGAACGTGGCTTGCCGAAGACTCATCGCGCGCTGCGCTCGATGAACTCCGGAATGAATTTGAAGAACGTGTGCTCGCCGGCTGCCCGGGCGCCCGGGTGAACGGTGCGGGCGCGGCCCGCATCTGGAATACGACCAGCATCGGGTTTCCCAAGCTCGAGGCCGAAGCGGTGCTGCTCGCGCTCTCGGAGAGCGGCGTCTGCGCGAGCGCGGGCGCCGCGTGCGCCTCGGGTTCGCTCGATCCTTCACCGGTGCTCCTTGCGATGGGAGTACCGGCGCCGATCGCGCATGGAACCGTGCGCTTCAGCCTGTCTCGCGAGTCGAAGCCCGACGAAATCACGCGTGCCGCGGAGATCGTCGTGCGCTGCGTCGGTTCGCTGCGCGCCTCGACCGGGACGGCGGTGTGA